The following DNA comes from Ooceraea biroi isolate clonal line C1 chromosome 11, Obir_v5.4, whole genome shotgun sequence.
GTGAATCCCATGTGGCAGATAGAACGTCTGATTTCCCCAGCCGTAAATAATATCGCCGCTTTTCGGATCGAGCGTTAAGACCGTGTTACTATGAATTGGACCTTTGTACTTTTCTTGATACTCTCCATTCTCGTCGAAAGTGCTAGAAATTCAACAGGTGCATTATAAACGGacgtcataaaaatatttcgcattgaaagtgataaaaaattattttattatatttacaatatgatACAGTCTagagaaattaaatgatttcTCTTATATTTCGGATGTCTGACtctaaagataataattatagcaaATTCTTACTCATAATTCCATGTTCGATCGCTGCGGTGGAAAATCACGACTTTTCCCGTCGGATCCACCGCGACTCCGGAAATTTCGCCAAGATTTTCGGGACTTTGCCAGAAAGGATTTTCGACAGGGTGTAACGGTACGTTATAAAAGTCCGGGAACTGATCCTGTGTAATGATAACAAAATTGATTCACAATGCAATGTTGTGAAATTGTATCGCAATACGAATCATAGTGATGGCACGGACTGTATTGTTTTTTGATATTACTTGAATATACTTACATGAGAAGCACCATAAAGTTCGTCGAATCTGCTAAAACTATTCTCGTCGAAGCCACTGCGTTCTATATCGGACGTAACTCCTTTGAACAGCAGGATCATCAGTACCGGGAGAAACTGCGGTAGTCGATCGCGTCCGTTCGCCattcttttattcttccaAAGTAGTTGATGATGTCCGAATCGATTTACACACGCAGATGTTTGCCAAATTTCAATCGGTTCTAAAACACAACTGATGCAACAAGTACGAAAGAAATCGCTCGATGTGATGCAcaaattaaaatgattgaaacaaataaaattaacgataGAGCATCGTTTTACCCTTTTAGTGTAGATTAGATTAAACTGTCTTGGTATAATGTAACAATCTCGTTGAATTGTGTTGCAGCCAGTGTTGAAAACCGACTGCGTTCGGTCCGGGAGAGGATCTGTCGGCGTAATCAGACAGGTAGTCGCCGATCGATAAACGCGCGCAAGTGTTCTGCTCACCATCCCAGGAAAACGGGAATAAGGGACGGGTAACGTAACTTGGAAACCATTGACGTCAGACTTTTTATCCACGGtataatcaataattgttGGTAATCCGTTTGTTCCAAATATGCATGGTATTAGCACCACTAATGATTCAGCTATcacattcaattaattaacaacgaCGCACAATATTGTAAAGGATAATTAATGGATTATCTGGACATTGCTCCGTCAGCATTTTATTAGTACTGATCGCAACGAATTTCTGTAATCATAAATTCTTGTGGCAGCATACATGTTCGTTgatgtaatacaatttatattacttcCAGTCAAATCCAAACATCCCGTGCGAAACCATTTTCTAAACATTCGTTACGTAACGCTCTTATTCTCTTGCCAGGGGGAAACTATTAAGGGGAGATTTGCAGAGATAATCGTTGCATATTAACTGGCGAACAAACAATTTGTGGAAATCCCAGATAGTCGTTGATTTTGATTTTAAACAGAGGGATTTgatttcctcttcttcttatatctctataaaaatagaagaatagACAGATTACTATCGATTAAAAACAATtcaatttatgcaaaattgaacAATTAGAAATTAGAAGTCggtttgtaaaaataaagattgaaAAAGTAGAGCGAGAAAGTTTCAAATAATACATCGTTGATCGTTGAAAGagatagattttatttttttagtcacctgttttctttctcgcgcgAGTAATACTGCATaacatcatttatttatcgatttcGAGGCTCAGCGACGTTTCCGGTTGGGTCCAGATGTAGCCTGTGCGCGTCATGCTGCAGTGTGCGTCGTAATATCTTCCGGGAGCACGGCAATAGGACCATCTCGGGCAGCGGCATCGGAACTTACTGTGGAACTCCTCCTTGCACACTTCGTTCCACCAGCAGATCCTCTGGAACATTGAAATTTGTTATAACGAACAGATCTAACGGTGATaagctaaaataaaattcgatataagaaacgaaattaatgaaatgtattGTCTGATAAAAAATCTTTGTGAGATAATGATAATCTTTAAAATGAATCAGTGCGCGATGTATTCATTTGCTTGCTGGCGTAACGATACTCATGTACAATTCTTTTCATTTCGTTTCTCGTATGTCTTTTTATCTTTGATATatcgtattaaaattattataatggcTTACCTCTGCTAGGTAGCCTCTCACACTTTGATCGCTGTAATTTCTCTTCGTGATTATATGCCTGGCGCTCGCCGAATATACTCTCGAGCATAGCGCGAATATTAATAAGAGACATAACACGGTCCTATCCTGTAAAGACACCCGAAAAGAAAATCATGGTCACTTTTGTATTCAATATGAATTGTTATTTCtcatctgataaaaataagaattcgCTTTCACGAAATTTTAGATctatttaaaagtttaattctattaaaatgtCGCTACGTCTTATGTCTCACtgtttacaaatgtaaatcTGTAAACAGATTCTTCCGCGAATTCGTTCGGTTTTCGTTAATCAATCGATTATTTCGTTATTCCACGATACATCGCtacgataattttattacgatatCACGATGATATATCGCAAAATCCGCAAATTTACTCGCGCGTTCGTTCACTTACATCTTCCCTCATGTTGTGCCGTTTCGCGCGGAACACCGCACCACGTCCTCGATTCCGGATTACGTGCGAGGAGCGTTGAAAGGGCGACGAGCCCACGGGAGCTGCATTTGTCCGTCGCGGTGTCGCTCGCGAGGTACATTATCCCTACACGATGCAGTTCCTGAAGGGAAGGAGCGAACAAAGTCGGGCATGCGTACATCCGTCCGGTTCTCGCTGATATCGCCAAAGGTAGGTCAGTCTCTTTTATTCGCGCGACGATCGATCGTCACGCGATCAATTTTATGTTTAGAGTTGTGCGATTCCTCGGTGAGAAGACAAGTATACTTGTCGTACAAAGTATGAATGTAATATACTGTACATAATACTGTAACGAAAGCCACgaaatctttttttcctttttttcaagtTTCTCCAAAACGGTGTCTCCGAATTCATCCTCTTTTCGTTCCATTCTCTGGAACAAAACTCCATTAGTTTATCATCTCGCTATTTAAGACTTTCtcgaattattatacatttattatatattattatacatttcaatTTCTCTTCTCCATCGTCTGTTTGAACGTTTCGAAAAGTGCGCCAAAGTATCATCGCGCCGCACAACAACCGCAGTACGAACCAAGTTTACCGAAAGACGGTCCAATTGTCCAAGTGATCATCTGTTTACGTTCGACTTGTTATTTCTTACGTTTTTTCGAGCGAAATGGCATCTCGCGCATTATTGCGACAATGTGCGAGTGGAATTAACAAATCCTATCCTGGGTACGCTGGGTATTGTTTTTCGCATGTATCTTCCCTGTGCTAAGAAAGATAAACAGAGCATAACCtcacaattttacataatatttgctATTACTGGACTTGATGGATATTTTTACGGAATGTAAttgtaatctttttatttaatataaatgttttgatGCCGTGTGATAAATTATCAACtgcgatataattataaccTATATAACATGTTGTGA
Coding sequences within:
- the LOC105275269 gene encoding uncharacterized protein LOC105275269; the protein is MREDDRTVLCLLLIFALCSRVYSASARHIITKRNYSDQSVRGYLAERICWWNEVCKEEFHSKFRCRCPRWSYCRAPGRYYDAHCSMTRTGYIWTQPETSLSLEIDK